The genomic segment GTTGTGCCTGTTTATTTCAGTTTTCCTGATACTATTGAAAATAAAAAGGATTTTGCCTTAAAATATCTTGAAAACTTCATGCGCTACTATCTGGCATTTTATACAAATCAGCCTGATATTATAACAGGCAATACCAAAGGTGAAAAATTAATCAATCTTGCAAAGGAAATCCGCCCCTTTTTTCCTTTTAAAAAAACCCTGGATTTAGCAATTGAATGGCATGACGATATTGTAAAAGATTATAGCGTTATTCCGCACCAGGACGCACTGGAGGTTCCCCGCCGGATTTCGGATTTAAATGATTCAACAATAGTAATGTTCTTAGACGAATTTCAAAACACCCGCCTGCCCCAGTATAATTTTGATATTGTTGGATTTATGCAGGAAGCAGTGGAATCACCAACCTGCCCCCATTTTGTAACCGGTTCTGCCATGAGCATTCTTGCAAGGGAGATTATCGGCAGAGGCTCGCTTTTTGGAAGATTTCACGGCCATGACATAAAATCTTTATCCGGCTACTGGGGTACAGAGCTTGCCCATAAATCAGCATGTTATTATAAAATTGAAGTACCTGAAACAATGGCTCCCGTACTATCTGAAAAATGCGGGGGAAATCCCTTTTATATTAACGCTGTTGTTCATCAGGCAGCAGAACTGGGCCAGCCTGTTTCAAACGAAAAAGCCTTAAACAAAATCCTTGCAGTTGACATAACATCAGGCTTTATCTGGGGAGAATTAAACGACCAGGTAACAAAATGGATAAGCAGGATTAATGAATACAATATAACAAAATGGATACTTTATCTTTCAGCACTTGATGAAAACACGGAAGAGGAAAACCGGGGCAGGCTGAATATTGAAAGAATCCAGCAGGAGCTTTTAAAAAGAGAGGGAAAAAATGTTCCCCTTGATACTATTAGAGACGTACTCATAAAACTTTCACGGGGCGATCTCCTGGAATACTTAGAACTTGGCGGCTGGTTCCGCCGGGTAAAAGACCCTATCCTCCTGGAATTTCTAAAAGTATGGGGACGAATTGAGGTTGAAGGTCATAATCATAATCTTGTTCAATATGATCTTGAAAGCCGCTATGGAAAAGCATTGAAAAGATTCCATGAATACAAAGGCTATCTTGCAGAGGTGCATATGAGCCAGATTCTTATAAGCGCCCAAAAGAAAACCCTTTCAGGACATTATTTTAATTCTGAAAAAGACATTGAAATGCCCTGGCGTTTTATCTTTGTAAAAAACAGGATGCGCCTGGAATCAGGAAAAGGCAGGGAAATTGACGTAATTGCAGCCTCAGGTTCTGAAATATGGGTATGCCAGAGCAAATGGGTAACAGGAAAAAAGATCGGGATTGCCCCGTTAAAAGACCTGATCTCCCAGGCTGAAATAGTAAAAAAAGACCTTGATCCTGAAAAAATACAAATGTGGATATTCGCGCATGACGGGCTGACAAAACAGGCTCAAGCCTTTGCAGAAAAACACGGGATTTTCTGGTCAAAAAGACAGGAATTTGACGAGCTTCTTGAACATCTGGGCTTGAGGAAACTGCCGGATTTGTAGTATCAGCCGTTAAAAAGGTTTTCATGATTTTAATTTTTGGAGGAATATATGACAAGATGGGACAGGTTTGAACAGCGTAAAGACAATATTGAAGCAGCATGTGATTTTTTTAAAGAAACAGAAGATATTGACCGGCAGTATGACAGGCAGGAAAAAGGACGTACCAGTAAATTTAAAGAATTAAGGTCAGCCCTGGATTCAAAGGAAATCAAGATTGTTGTTGTCGGGGAATTCGGCAGGGGTAAATCCATGCTTTTAAATGCTTTGATGGGACTTGAACTTTTGCCCACTGCTTTTGAACAGACAACAGCAATAAATGCTTTTATTCAAAAAGTGCCTTCAGGCAGAGAACCTTATGTAAAGATACTTTTCCAGGATGGAAAATTTGAAGAACTCCCTTTTGAAAAAAATGTGATTCGGCAATGGGGTACAGAGTTAGACAAAGAAAATTCTGATTTGCGTTTGAAATTAGAGCGAATTGAAGTTTATGCAGATAACGAGCTTTTAAAGAACAATGTTATTTTGATTGATACCCCTGGATTTAGAGGAGTTCTTCCCAGGCATGAAGATATTGCCCGTCAGGCAATGAATGAATCCCATGTTGCAATATGGCTTCAGTCAGTTGAACAATTAGGCGGCAATATACAGGAATGGGAATTTATGAATGAGCTTTTAAGCCCTAATTTCAATAAATTTATAACCATTGTTAATAAATGGGATATGATTTATGCAGAAGCTGATGAAAATAAAATATCCAAAGAACAATACAGCCTGGAAAGATTGGAAGGAGTTAAAAACAATTTCCTGAAATTCTGCACTTTGTCTGAAAAGGAAATCTCTGTTTTAGTCAGCAGCAAAAATCTCATGGGAGTCAGTGCAAAATGGGCTTTGTCTAATGACCCTGTTAAACAGGAAAAATCAAATATCCAAAAATTAGCAGACCGGATTCAGGAAATGTGTACAAGCGGGGAAGGACAAGAGCAGATATTGATAAAACCCCTCAAACATCTTGAACAGATACAGAAAAAACTGAAATCAGATATTGAATCTGAACTCAAAGAACTGGAAAATCCCAGGGATTTGGATACTCTTTCAGCAGAAAAAGGAAAAGTTGATTTTGAAATAAGGAATCTGGAACTGGAAAGAAAAGAGATTGAAGCAGAATCCAGGCATGAACATAATCAAACCGCAGCCGAATATGCCAAAGATATTCAGCACACCCTGGTCATGCCGTTAAAGAACTTAAAAAATGAATTAGAACAGCATATTACTGAACACTATATCCGCAGGCAGATACAACTGGGGGTTAAGAAAATTGAACTGCCGGAAAATGTGAAAGAACACTATGAATATGTTTCTCAAAAGATTGCTGAACAATGGCGCAGTACAAAAGATGAACTTTTAAAAGTTCTGGATGATTTGCGTGCAGGCTTTTCAAAACAGATGGGACAGATTTCCGAAAGATTGTCCCATGCTTTCCAGGAAACCAGTTTTAACATTCCAAAACTGGATTTAAATTTAAACATAAACCTGGATATTATCCATAATTATCAGACCCTGATGCTTCAGCTTGAAACACAGCTTGAAGATATTGAAAATGAAAAAGAGGAAATAGAAAAACAGATTGAAATAGAAAAAATTAACAGAGAGGAACTTAGAAAAAAAATTATGGAACTTGAGCAGCGTAAAAGATCCGTCCTGAAACAGAGTGAAATTCTCGGTCCCCAGCCTTCGCCAATAAAATGGACAGAACAAAAGGTTGAAAAAGGAATCTGGCGCAATACAACATATCCAGTTGAGGTAACAGATGACAGCAATGTAAAGGAATGGGAAAAAAGAAAAGCGGAACTTGCCGGGATAGAATCAAATAAGGAACTTGAAATACAAAGGATTATTCAGGAAGAATCTGAAAAAAGAGGATATGAAATTACCAGGGAATTTGCCATAAAAAAGCTTGAAAAAAAATTGTTCAAAATAAAAAAAGCAATAGATGAGTATCGAGAAAATCTTGGGAAAGAAGAGAGCCAGATAATTTCAGAGACTCTTGACAGGATGAAAAAAGCAACAATTAACAAAGTTGATAACATGATTCATTCAATGGAAAATAAAACTGCCCAGTCAATTGAAAAAATCTTTCAAGAACAATTAGACGCACTGATTCAATGCGTTCAGGAACAATATGCAGACCGTCTTGAAACCAGGAAAAAACAACTGGAAAGCGTTGAACACCAGATCAGACAGGGTAAGGAATCAATTACAAACAAGAAAAATGAATTAAATACTTTAATCAACAGGCTTGATATTTTATTGACAAACACAAACGATCTTTTCAAACAAGTTACGGAGGTAAATTATGCCTGAATTGAATATTGCAGAAATTTCAGAATCCCTGCCCGAATCTCTTAAAGAAGAATGGTACAGGCTTGTTTCTGAAACAATTGAAAACAACAAAAAGCTTTTAGTATGCCTTTTGGGAACTTTTTCCGTGGGGAAAAGCAGCTTGATTAATATGCTGATTAATAAAGATATTCTGCCCAGGGCATTGAACGAAACCACTACCCTGCCGACCTTTGTTGAATACTGTCCCAAGCTGGAAATGAGACTGACGGATTCTTCGGGAAATATCCAGCATACTGACATTGAAACATTTCAAAAAGCCATAGTCTCTAAAGGCGAGCCTGGAAGTTTTGCAGCTCTGGGTATTCCTGAATCCTGGCTTGAAGAAATTTTTCTTGTAGATTTACCAGGAACAGGCTCAACTGAAAAAGCAAAAGCTGATTTTACAAAGGCCCAGATTAAAACCGCTGATGTTATTATTTACATGATTTTTCCCAGGGGATTGAGTCAGGATGATTTGCATTTATTAAAATATATTCAAGGACTTGGAAAAAAGATAATCATACTGGCAGCACAATGGGACAGGGTTGAACAGGCAGGGGAAAATAAAGAACAGATTCCTGATTTACAGGAATGGGAAAAAACAATTCATGAATATACAGGTATTCAAACCAGTATTATTCCCAGTTCAAAAACCGGTATCGGCAGAGAAAAAATATTGGAGATTTTAAGTGATCTTGGCAGAAAACATCAGGAAATAAGGATAAATCGTTTTCACGCCATGGCAGTTCCTTTATTAAACAGGGCCATTGAAATATTTGAGCAGGAAAAACGATTTTTAAATTCTGAGATTAGCGAAAAAGCCCAGTCTCTAAGAACAGAAATTAAAGAAAAACATGAACTGCTGTTAAAGCTCCGAAAAGAGATGCATTCACAGGAATCAGCAGCGCGTCAGAACATGAAGGATGAAATAGAAGAGCTGAAAGCTGATATTACAGAAAAATTAAAGCATAAACTGGAAGAATTTAAAACAGAACTCCTTGAAAATCCTGGTAAACATGAGTGGGAATTTTTTATAACAGGGAGCAATCAATATGCTGACCAGCTTACAGGCGAGGCAGCCCTCCAGTTTCGCCAGGTTTATAAAAAATTTGGTGAACCTCCTGTTATTGACGAGGAATTTAAACCTCTGCATTTTCAATTCCCGCGTCCCCGGTCTTTTGATTCTGACAATATTCTTTATGAAAGCCAGCTTAAATATCTTGGAGATCAAATTGACAGCCTGGTACATGAAGTTGCACAGGGCAGACAAAATCTTCCTGATACAATTGATAAAACTAAGCAGAAAGAATTGACGGCTCAAATCCAGGCTCTTCACAGGGATATTCAGCAGATTGAAAATACGACTGTTCCTGTAATTCAGCAGGAAACTGCAAGAAGCAATATGGGCAGGTTTATTGGCAGGATTATTGGTGAAGCAGCAGATATTGGTCTTATGTTTATAGCACCGGAAATGATCGGCACAAAGATCGCCAGCTATGTTGGAAAAAGCTCAAAGATTTTAAAAATTCCTGTTTCTGCTTCCAAAACAGCCGAAATTGTTTCCAAAGGTGTAAAAGCCTTACAGGTTACTCATCAGGGTATGCTTTATGCCAGAAATAAGATTGAAAAAACCCCTACCGAACATGTTATTGAAAAAACTCAAATATTAGAAAAACTCTGCCTGGGTTACTGGGGTGAAAGAATTGGAGGCTTTTTAGACCCAAAGTCTAAAACAGTGTGGACACCTGACCCTGAATTTCTGCATCAAAAAAATAATGCACTTATTGAATACCAGGTTCAGCTTCATAATGTTCAGCGTGAATTTGTTGAAACCCAGAGAGAGATTGATGAAAAAGAGATGACTCAATTCCAGATAAACAGCCGTGAAAAACAACTGGAGCGGTTAAAGAATGAAAAGCAGGAGCTTGAACGTAAGATCAGCATACAAAAACAGGAAGATCAGAAAAAGGCGGAAAAGCAGTTCCATGACAGTATAAAAAGGATGGCAGATCAGGCAGTCAGCAGCTTTATTTATACATTTGACAAAAAGACTTATCATATGCTCAATCTGCTTAATGAAACATTTAAGAATTACTGGCAGGAAGAAATAAAAAAAGCAATGGACGAGCATGAAGCACAACTGTATTCCCTGGAAAAGAGTTTAAAAATGGTTCCTGACGAGCGCCGGAAAAAATATGAAAATATTGCAATAAAGCTTAATGCTTTAAAAAATCAAATCTCGGCTGTAAAAAATTGAAGGTGCTTTACTGATTTGGGGAAAATAGATTAATGTCCGGTTTTCCAGTAAATCCAGATGAAATTATTCAAAAAGTTCTGAATACTGCAAATCAGATTTTTAATAATACGCAGAAAACTGCCTCTGAAACAATTGCATTTAAGCGCATGATTTCAACTGTATATTACGGTGCTGATCTGCTTATTGATCTTATTGAACCTTACTGGAAGCATAATAAAGCATATCAGGTAATAGAAATTTGTTTATACCTGCATTTATACGCCAGGATTCTTGATGATGCTGTTGATGAGGCTTTGCCGCTTCATCGTTTGAATCTTTTGAAAATTCAGCCTTTATTCTGGAATACAGTTACCCAGATTTCTCTATCTTTTCCTGATAAATCCAATGCCGTATCCGTCTTGATTAAAGAGACGATTCAAGCTGTAATTGAGGAATGGCATAAATACAGGATTGAAACATGGGGAACAAAGAATCACCACCTGCTCACAGCCCCGCTGCTGTTATCAGGCAGTATGTCGGAGTTTGAGCAGTATAAGCCGTATTTATCTGATTTTATTTTTTTATTGCAGGCAAAAGAGGAAATTTTACAAAATCGTCTGGAAAACGCAGAGCAAAAAATTGAATTACTCAAAAACCTGGAAAAACTCGTATCAGAAGACTGGATTTATGACTTGCATGGTGCAGGCTGGAAAACCCTTGCACACAGAATTCCCCTGGAACTGGATTTTATTTTATTAAATTTGAGGAGAAATTTGTAATGGAACAATATCTGGACGAATCAGGGAGACAAATATTTAATTGCATCAGAAGATGGAAGAAGTCAATGGGTTACAAAGGAAAATATAATAATATATGTAAATAAGGACTGTTCATGAAAGAAAACAAACCAAAATTTATTGATGAACTGCTCAAAAATGAGACTTTAAAAGAACCTCTGAAAGAAGCGCTCATACTTTTGGCAATGAAGTATGATGCCAGCTATTGTTTTTTTGAAAAAGCCAAAGAAAAGCTTGATATTATTGATAGTTTAAAATCACAAATATTAAACAGCAATCAGGCTTTTGATAAAATTCATCTCAAAGAAAAAGAAATGGATTCAAAGATTACAGATTTGCAGAAAAAAGTTCAGGAACTTGAACAGTTAAAATCTGATCTTGCTAATGCTCAAAATTTGAATTCTGAATTATCGGAACAACAAAAAGAATTGAAACAAAAGCTGAAAAAACTGGAAAAAATTCAAGAAAAACTGGAGAAAAAGGAATCAAAACCTGAAAAACTATGGCAAGACCCGGTAACAGGAATGGAATTTGTTTATGTTCCAGGAGGAATTTTTATAATGGGTGATGTTTTTGGAGACGGCGAAGATCGTGAAAAACCTGTGCATGAAGTAAGGTTGAGCAGTTTTTACATAGGAAAATACCAGGTAACCCAGGGACAGTGGCAAAAAGTCATGGGGAATAATCCATCGAATTTCAAAAAAGGAGATAACTATCCAGTGGAAACAGTATCCTGGGATGATGTCCAGGAATTTATCAAAAAACTTTCTGGATTGAATCAAGGGAAATGCAAATTCAGCCTTCCCACAGAAGCCCAGTGGGAATATGCCTGCCGCAGCGGGGGGAAAAGGGAGAAGTATCCAGGAGGAGATAATATTGATGATTTTGCCTGGTATGACAGCAACTCTGGAGGATCAACTCATCCAGTGGGACAGAAAAAGGCAAACGGTCTTGGCATACATGACATGAGCGGGAACGTTTGGGAGTGGTGTCAGGACTGGTATGGAAATTATTCTGCTGATGCTGTTACTGATCCTGCTGGTTCCCAACAAGGCTCGAACCGGGTTATACGCGGCGGCTCGTGGAGCTACGGCGCGCAGAACTGCCGGTCGGCCTACCGCGTCAACTACTCCCCGTCCAGCAGGGGCAGCAACCTCGGGTTCCGGCTTGTCCTTTCCCAGGTCAGCAGGTGAGCCAGGAAGGTTAATCATGAAGGCATGAGCCATGACACAGCCGCACCGGAACGGAACGGAAAAAGATATATCTTTATAAAAGAAAAACAAGGAGGTCAGCAGATTGGAATACGACAACCCGTGGAAAGAAGCCCTTGAGGTTTATTTTGAAGCATTTATGCAGTTTTTTTTCAGCCGTATTCATCTTGAGATTGACTGGTCAAGAGGGTATGAATTTCTTGACAAGGAGCTTGAAAAAACGCTCAGGGATGCAGAACTTGGAACAAGATATGCTGATAAGCTTGTTAAGGTGTTCCTGTTAAACGGAATTGAAACATGGCTTCTTATCCATATTGAAATCCAGAACTGGAAAGACAAGGTTTTTGAAAAAAGAATGTTTGTTTATAATTACCGGATATTTGACCGGTATGAAGTAGAAGTTGTGAGCCTTGCGGTTTTAACTGATGATAATAAAAAATGGTGTCCGCGTGAATATCATACAGAGCGCTGGGGATGTGAACATATTTTCCGTTTCCCGGTTATAAAACTCTTAGATTATAAAAAAGACTGGGAAAAACTGGAACAGGATCAAAACCCCTTTGCCCTGGTAGTAATGGCGCATCTTAAATCCCAGGAAGTCAAAGACGGCCAGGAAAGAAAACGCTGGAAACTCCACCTGATGCGCCTGCTTTTTGAAAGGGGATACAGCCGTCAGGATATTTTAGAATTATTCCGTTTTATTGACTGGCTTTTGGAACTCCCTGAAAATATTGAAAAACAGTTCCAGGATGAACTTGCTGAAATAAAGGAGGAAAAGAAAATGGCTTATGTAACAAGTATAGAAAGACTGGCAAAAAAGGAAGGGATACTCCAAACTTCAAAAGAAATGATTTTGGAATATATTTCAACACGCTTTAAATCAGTGCCGGAAGATATTGCATCTTTCATCAACAACATAAAGGCTGCTGACAAATTAAAGGCTTTGTTCCGGCAGGCAATTACCTGTGAAAGCCTTGATGATTTCAGGGAAATTTTAAAAACAGCAGATTGATAACGTAGAGACAAGGCATGCCTTGTCTCTAACAAGGAGGTCAGCAAATTGGAATACGACAACCCGTGGAAAGAAGCCCTTGAGGTTTATGTTGAAGCATTTATGAAGTTTTTTTTCAGCCATATTCATCTTGAAATTGACTGGTCAAGGGGGTATGAATTTCTTGACAAGGAGCTTGAGAAAACGCTCAGGGATGCAGAACTTGGAACAAGATATGCTGATAAGCTTGTTAAGGTGTTCCTGTTAAACGGGATTGAAACATGGCTTCTTATCCATATTGAAATCCAGAACTGGAAAGACAAGATTTTTGAAAAAAGGATGTTTGTTTATAATTACCGGATATTTGACCGGTATGAAGTAGAAGTTGTGAGCCTTGCGGTTTTAACAGATGATAATAAAAAATGGTGCCCGCGTGAATATCATACAGAGCGCTGGGGATGTGAACATATTTTCCGTTTCCCGGTTATAAAACTCTTAGATTATAAAAAAGACTGGGAAAAACTGGAACAGGATCAAAACCCCTTTGCCCTGGTAGTAATGGCGCATCTTAAATCCCAGGAAGTCAAAGACGGCCAGGAAAGAAAACGCTGGAAACTCCACCTGATGCGCCTGCTTTTTGAAAGGGGATACAGCCGTCAGGATATTTTAGAATTATTCCGTTTTATTGACTGGCTTTTGGAACTGCCCGCAGATATTGAAAAACAGTTCCAGGATGAACTTGCTGAAATAAAGGAGGAAAAGAAAATGGCTTATGTAACAAGTATAGAAAGACTGGCAATACTCCAAAATTCAAAGGATATGATTTTGGAATATATTTCAACACGCTTTAAATCAGTGCCGGAAGATATTGCATCTTTCATCAACAACATAAAGGCTGCTGATAAATTAAAGGCTTTGTTCCGGCAGGCAATTACCTGTGAAAGCCTTGATGATTTCAGGGAAATTTTAAAAACAGCAGATTGATAACGTAGAGACAAGGCATGCCTTGTCTCTAACAAGGAGGTCATCAGATTGGAATACGACAACCCGTGGAAAGAAGCTCTTGAGGTTTATTTTGAAGCATTTATGCAGTTTTTTTTCAGCCGTATTCACCTTGAAATTGACTGGTCAAGGGGGTATGAATTTCTTGACAAGGAGCTTGAAAAAACGCTCAGGGATGCAGAACTTGGAACAAGATATGCTGATAAGCTTGTTAAGGTATTCCTGTTAAACGGGATTGAAACCTGGCTTCTTATCCATATTGAAATCCAGAACTGGAAAGACAAAGTTTTTGAAAAAAGGATGTTTGTTTATAATTACCGGATATTTGACCGGTATGAAGTAGAAGTTGTGAGCCTTGCGGTTTTAACAGATGATAATAAAAAATGGTGCCCGCGTGAATATCATACAGAGCGCTGGGGATGTGAACATATTTTCCGTTTCCCGGTTATAAAACTCTTAGATTATAAAAAAGACTGGGAAAAATTAGAACAGGATCAAAACCCCTTTGCCCTGGTAGTAATGGCGCATCTTAAATCCCAGGAAGTCAAAGACGGCCAGGAAAGAAAACGCTGGAAACTCCGCCTGATGCGCCTGCTTTTTGAAAGGGGATACAGCCGTCAGGATATTTTAGAATTATTCCGTTTTATTGACTGGCTTTTGGAACTCCCTGAAAATATTGAAAAACAGTTCCAGGATGAACTTGCTGAAATAAAGGAGGAAAAGAAAATGGCTTATGTAACAAGTATAGAAAGACTGGCAAAAAAGGAAGGGATAAAAGAAATGATTTTAGAATATATTTCAACACGCTTTAAATCCGTGCCGGAAGATATTTCATCTTTAATAAACAGCATAAAAACTGCTGACAAATTAAAGGCTTTGTTCCGGCAGGCAATTACCTGTGAAAGCCTTGATGATTTCAGGGAAGTTTTAAAAACAGCAGATTGAACAACGCATAGACAAGGCATGCCTGCCTGCTTTTTGAAAGGGGATACAGCCGTCAGGATATTTTAGAATTATTCCGTTTTATTGACTGGCTTTTGGAACTGCCTGAAGATATTGAAAAACAGTTCCAGGATGAACTTATTGTAATAAAGGAGGAAAAGAAAATGGCTTATGTAACAAGTATAGAAAGACTGGCAAAAAAAGAAATGATTTTAGAGGCTATTTCAACACGCTTTAAATCCGTGCCGGAAGATATTGCATCTTTCATCAACAACATAAAGGCTGCTGATAAATTAAAGGCTATTTTCCGTCAGGCAATTACCTGTGAAAGCCTTGATGATTTCAGGGAAATTTTAAAAACAGCAGATTGATAACGTAGAGACAAGGCATGCCTTGTCTCTACATTTGAGCAGGAAATTATGTTGTTATTAATTTTTTGATTAGGTGCTTAATTCTGTATTTTTACCAGGAGGCTGATGTGTCGTCAAAAGAACAATCAAGTATAAACCTTTCCAAAGCCCTTTGCCAGCTTGAACAATCGCTGAAGCCCCAAATCCAGGACAGCGATATAACCGTAAGAATTATTGGGGAGTTTTCCTCTGGCAAATCCAGGCTGGTTCGTGAATTATTTAAAGATAT from the Desulfonema limicola genome contains:
- a CDS encoding dynamin family protein; this translates as MTRWDRFEQRKDNIEAACDFFKETEDIDRQYDRQEKGRTSKFKELRSALDSKEIKIVVVGEFGRGKSMLLNALMGLELLPTAFEQTTAINAFIQKVPSGREPYVKILFQDGKFEELPFEKNVIRQWGTELDKENSDLRLKLERIEVYADNELLKNNVILIDTPGFRGVLPRHEDIARQAMNESHVAIWLQSVEQLGGNIQEWEFMNELLSPNFNKFITIVNKWDMIYAEADENKISKEQYSLERLEGVKNNFLKFCTLSEKEISVLVSSKNLMGVSAKWALSNDPVKQEKSNIQKLADRIQEMCTSGEGQEQILIKPLKHLEQIQKKLKSDIESELKELENPRDLDTLSAEKGKVDFEIRNLELERKEIEAESRHEHNQTAAEYAKDIQHTLVMPLKNLKNELEQHITEHYIRRQIQLGVKKIELPENVKEHYEYVSQKIAEQWRSTKDELLKVLDDLRAGFSKQMGQISERLSHAFQETSFNIPKLDLNLNINLDIIHNYQTLMLQLETQLEDIENEKEEIEKQIEIEKINREELRKKIMELEQRKRSVLKQSEILGPQPSPIKWTEQKVEKGIWRNTTYPVEVTDDSNVKEWEKRKAELAGIESNKELEIQRIIQEESEKRGYEITREFAIKKLEKKLFKIKKAIDEYRENLGKEESQIISETLDRMKKATINKVDNMIHSMENKTAQSIEKIFQEQLDALIQCVQEQYADRLETRKKQLESVEHQIRQGKESITNKKNELNTLINRLDILLTNTNDLFKQVTEVNYA
- a CDS encoding dynamin family protein produces the protein MPELNIAEISESLPESLKEEWYRLVSETIENNKKLLVCLLGTFSVGKSSLINMLINKDILPRALNETTTLPTFVEYCPKLEMRLTDSSGNIQHTDIETFQKAIVSKGEPGSFAALGIPESWLEEIFLVDLPGTGSTEKAKADFTKAQIKTADVIIYMIFPRGLSQDDLHLLKYIQGLGKKIIILAAQWDRVEQAGENKEQIPDLQEWEKTIHEYTGIQTSIIPSSKTGIGREKILEILSDLGRKHQEIRINRFHAMAVPLLNRAIEIFEQEKRFLNSEISEKAQSLRTEIKEKHELLLKLRKEMHSQESAARQNMKDEIEELKADITEKLKHKLEEFKTELLENPGKHEWEFFITGSNQYADQLTGEAALQFRQVYKKFGEPPVIDEEFKPLHFQFPRPRSFDSDNILYESQLKYLGDQIDSLVHEVAQGRQNLPDTIDKTKQKELTAQIQALHRDIQQIENTTVPVIQQETARSNMGRFIGRIIGEAADIGLMFIAPEMIGTKIASYVGKSSKILKIPVSASKTAEIVSKGVKALQVTHQGMLYARNKIEKTPTEHVIEKTQILEKLCLGYWGERIGGFLDPKSKTVWTPDPEFLHQKNNALIEYQVQLHNVQREFVETQREIDEKEMTQFQINSREKQLERLKNEKQELERKISIQKQEDQKKAEKQFHDSIKRMADQAVSSFIYTFDKKTYHMLNLLNETFKNYWQEEIKKAMDEHEAQLYSLEKSLKMVPDERRKKYENIAIKLNALKNQISAVKN
- a CDS encoding formylglycine-generating enzyme family protein; its protein translation is MKENKPKFIDELLKNETLKEPLKEALILLAMKYDASYCFFEKAKEKLDIIDSLKSQILNSNQAFDKIHLKEKEMDSKITDLQKKVQELEQLKSDLANAQNLNSELSEQQKELKQKLKKLEKIQEKLEKKESKPEKLWQDPVTGMEFVYVPGGIFIMGDVFGDGEDREKPVHEVRLSSFYIGKYQVTQGQWQKVMGNNPSNFKKGDNYPVETVSWDDVQEFIKKLSGLNQGKCKFSLPTEAQWEYACRSGGKREKYPGGDNIDDFAWYDSNSGGSTHPVGQKKANGLGIHDMSGNVWEWCQDWYGNYSADAVTDPAGSQQGSNRVIRGGSWSYGAQNCRSAYRVNYSPSSRGSNLGFRLVLSQVSR